In Candidatus Defluviilinea proxima, a single genomic region encodes these proteins:
- a CDS encoding AAA family ATPase, with product MKTPLETISIQGYKSIRELKDFPLAALNILIGANGSGKTNFISAFKLINQIVEENLQVFISQQGGADSLLYFGRKTSESLQIDLKFGNNGYNCNLLPASGDTLIFGSEEVWYHDKSKYLQPYRQGLGSGHRETRMLEISREINHMTIADHVLRALQSWRVYHFHDTSAGAKVKQSGNLNDNSALRSDASNLAAFLYLLRETKEPYYRKIVSTIRLVAPFFDDFNLRPDPFNPERIQLEWREIGSDEYFNANVLSDGTLRFMCLATLLLQPKLPSTILIDEPELGLHPYAITVLASLLRSAASETQVIVSTQSVPLVNQFNPDDIVVVDRLNQQSTFRRLAESDLEGWLDDYGMGDLWEKNVLGGRPG from the coding sequence ATGAAAACGCCACTGGAAACTATAAGTATTCAAGGCTATAAGTCAATCCGTGAGTTGAAGGATTTTCCTCTCGCAGCTCTCAATATTCTTATTGGAGCAAATGGTTCGGGAAAAACCAATTTCATCTCCGCCTTTAAGCTTATTAACCAGATTGTTGAAGAAAATTTGCAAGTTTTTATTAGCCAACAGGGTGGGGCTGATAGCTTGCTCTATTTTGGTCGTAAAACAAGCGAATCTCTTCAGATCGATTTGAAATTTGGAAATAATGGCTATAACTGCAATCTTCTTCCCGCTTCGGGCGACACACTCATTTTTGGTTCTGAAGAAGTTTGGTATCACGATAAATCCAAGTACTTACAGCCATATCGACAAGGTTTAGGAAGTGGACATCGTGAAACTCGAATGCTTGAAATTTCTCGTGAAATTAACCATATGACAATTGCAGATCATGTGCTACGTGCATTACAGAGTTGGCGTGTCTATCACTTTCACGATACAAGCGCAGGTGCAAAAGTCAAACAAAGCGGAAACCTAAATGATAATAGTGCCTTAAGGTCAGATGCTTCTAATTTAGCTGCCTTTTTATATTTATTACGAGAAACCAAAGAGCCTTACTACAGAAAAATAGTTTCAACAATACGTTTAGTAGCACCATTTTTTGATGATTTTAATTTACGTCCTGATCCATTCAATCCCGAGAGAATTCAATTGGAATGGCGTGAGATTGGATCAGATGAATACTTTAATGCTAACGTATTATCTGACGGTACACTCCGTTTTATGTGTTTAGCAACACTGTTGCTACAGCCTAAATTACCATCCACAATTTTGATTGATGAGCCTGAGTTGGGATTACACCCTTATGCAATTACTGTGTTGGCTTCCTTGTTACGAAGCGCAGCATCAGAAACGCAGGTAATTGTCTCAACGCAGTCTGTGCCACTTGTTAATCAATTTAACCCAGATGATATTGTTGTCGTAGATCGATTAAATCAGCAATCCACGTTTAGACGGCTTGCGGAAAGTGACCTTGAAGGTTGGCTAGATGATTATGGCATGGGTGATCTCTGGGAGAAAAATGTACTTGGAGGACGCCCAGGATGA
- a CDS encoding GNAT family N-acetyltransferase codes for MNPIKTERLTLRPLTLDDTEFIIELLNEPSFIQNIGDRGVRTLADAEKYLENGPISSYARNGFGLLAVTLKDTSQPIGMCGLIKRDSLEDVDIGYAFLPKFWSKGYAFESAQAVMNYAKDVVGLKRVVAIVDPANAGSIRLLEKIGMTFEKMVKLSEDDIDLKLFSIRL; via the coding sequence ATGAACCCGATCAAAACTGAAAGACTTACTCTTCGCCCTTTAACTTTAGACGATACAGAATTCATCATTGAATTGTTGAATGAACCATCCTTTATTCAAAACATCGGTGATCGTGGCGTGCGGACACTCGCAGACGCGGAGAAGTATCTCGAAAACGGACCCATCTCCAGTTACGCAAGAAACGGATTCGGATTGCTGGCTGTCACACTGAAAGATACGAGTCAGCCCATCGGCATGTGCGGATTGATCAAACGCGACTCTCTGGAAGATGTGGATATTGGCTACGCGTTTTTGCCAAAATTCTGGTCGAAAGGGTATGCGTTTGAATCCGCACAGGCTGTGATGAACTACGCAAAGGACGTTGTGGGATTGAAGCGCGTGGTTGCCATCGTTGACCCAGCGAATGCAGGCTCCATCCGTCTGCTTGAAAAGATCGGGATGACCTTTGAGAAAATGGTGAAACTGTCAGAGGATGATATCGATTTGAAGTTATTTTCAATTCGCTTATAA
- a CDS encoding DUF302 domain-containing protein, with translation MSKYYFNTTIELSFNDAVAKVTEELKKEGFGVLTEIDMAGTLKKKLDVDMRPYKILGACNPPFAHKAVQADEHIGLYLPCNVIVRDVGDGKTEVAAVDPLVAMSQVENPDLEPIAVEVQAKLQRVIAAL, from the coding sequence ATGTCTAAATACTATTTCAACACAACGATTGAACTGTCATTTAATGATGCAGTTGCAAAAGTAACGGAAGAGTTGAAGAAAGAGGGGTTTGGTGTTTTGACGGAGATCGATATGGCGGGAACGCTCAAGAAGAAACTGGATGTTGACATGCGGCCATATAAGATCCTTGGGGCATGTAATCCGCCATTCGCACACAAGGCTGTACAGGCCGATGAGCATATTGGTCTCTATCTGCCGTGCAATGTCATTGTGCGGGATGTTGGGGATGGAAAAACAGAGGTCGCGGCGGTGGATCCGCTTGTGGCGATGTCACAGGTTGAAAATCCAGATTTGGAGCCGATCGCTGTGGAAGTCCAAGCCAAGTTACAGAGAGTGATCGCCGCGTTGTGA
- a CDS encoding DUF4276 family protein, giving the protein MNRVLVSAEGQTEETFVREVLRKHLWNFNVDLNPVVITTHRVKQGQKFKGGVLSYEQTKNEVMRLLRDTNVVAVTTLYDLYHLPKNFPGQDTRPKSNGRDKALHLEQAFQQDINSPRFYPHLQVHEFEAFLFVEPVRTAELFPERDLTNEIQRIRDGFPTPEDINDNPQTAPSKRIIELYPKYEKPLYGTLAVLGIGLDLIRAECPHFDSWLTWLEGLG; this is encoded by the coding sequence ATGAATCGTGTATTGGTTTCAGCAGAGGGTCAAACAGAAGAAACCTTTGTCCGTGAAGTTCTTCGCAAGCATCTTTGGAATTTCAATGTTGATTTAAATCCAGTAGTTATTACAACTCATCGTGTGAAACAAGGGCAGAAATTTAAAGGTGGGGTTTTGTCGTATGAACAAACAAAAAACGAAGTTATGCGTCTCTTGCGAGACACAAATGTAGTAGCCGTGACCACTCTTTATGATTTGTATCACTTACCAAAAAACTTTCCTGGTCAAGATACTCGTCCGAAAAGTAACGGACGAGATAAGGCATTACACCTTGAACAAGCATTCCAGCAGGATATCAACTCGCCACGTTTTTATCCTCATCTCCAGGTTCATGAATTCGAAGCCTTCTTGTTTGTAGAACCAGTACGAACAGCAGAACTTTTTCCAGAAAGGGACTTAACAAACGAGATTCAAAGAATTCGAGATGGTTTTCCTACGCCAGAGGATATTAATGATAATCCGCAGACTGCGCCATCAAAACGAATAATTGAACTATATCCAAAATATGAAAAACCTTTGTACGGTACTCTTGCTGTATTAGGAATTGGATTAGATTTAATACGCGCAGAATGCCCACATTTTGATTCGTGGCTTACTTGGTTGGAAGGGCTAGGATGA
- a CDS encoding LysM peptidoglycan-binding domain-containing protein → MEPSQTSNNTPRQAILLDLSLFILDFLDTNKIKESASIRDHILEVPSALVQMLRDSRVGSPILFLFIYALLVKTINKYRAKQITDSRIVRLVNSRDYEVRGEAWRITQKLFEEFSSLIDIVPKSALPEDINEPEYKSDDSEYPIRRYDFIGSFSHEEQLRLQQIYTRELNLPVHPLYDQYFSQVFHAQSIGVADVTTPRRRSVSLDEETFKIVSDWKGHVALHEKSDSNIIQSSREFLRWFTLAYMKDEWKGMVFDATLELAVAGVMAGTIAGTLGLSLVTLAGGTILKAVVEAPPTVLPDIYKPVVFGAVLLLMIVCLITVFKPTWFIPKILPTPSPTFIQTSLGEPLLQDLIPTPTITSMSLITVAAPAENIATATLVPINSTNASDSLDYCLYVIQSGDTVQSVASWFYVSESDIRNSDRRVNQDMFVVNQLVRINVPCCKHIGIENGFSYTVQPKDNVFRLAERYSTTVKEITVANKLSDSRYIQTGQMLCVPYP, encoded by the coding sequence ATGGAACCAAGTCAGACTTCAAACAATACCCCACGACAAGCAATATTATTAGACCTGTCGCTTTTTATCCTTGATTTTCTTGATACAAACAAAATAAAGGAGAGCGCATCAATCCGCGACCATATTCTTGAAGTTCCGAGCGCACTTGTGCAAATGCTTCGAGATTCGAGGGTAGGTAGTCCAATATTATTCTTGTTTATTTATGCGTTACTGGTAAAAACAATTAATAAATATAGGGCAAAACAGATTACTGATTCGCGAATAGTTAGATTGGTTAATAGTCGCGACTATGAAGTAAGAGGTGAAGCTTGGAGAATCACTCAAAAGCTTTTTGAAGAATTTTCTTCACTGATTGATATTGTGCCAAAATCTGCTCTGCCCGAAGATATAAATGAGCCAGAATATAAGAGCGATGATTCAGAATATCCAATTAGGCGATATGATTTTATTGGATCGTTTTCGCATGAAGAACAATTGCGCTTACAGCAAATTTATACTCGCGAGTTAAATCTCCCTGTCCATCCTCTTTACGATCAATATTTCTCCCAAGTATTTCATGCGCAATCGATTGGGGTGGCAGATGTTACGACCCCTCGCCGCAGGTCTGTGTCTTTAGATGAAGAAACCTTTAAAATCGTTTCGGATTGGAAGGGACATGTTGCACTTCACGAGAAATCAGATAGCAACATCATCCAATCTAGTAGAGAGTTTCTAAGATGGTTTACGTTAGCTTACATGAAAGACGAGTGGAAAGGAATGGTTTTCGATGCAACTTTAGAGCTTGCTGTGGCTGGTGTGATGGCTGGTACTATAGCTGGCACTCTCGGACTTAGTCTGGTTACGTTAGCGGGTGGAACAATTCTAAAAGCAGTCGTGGAAGCTCCTCCAACTGTTCTTCCTGATATATATAAACCTGTTGTTTTTGGTGCTGTTTTATTGTTGATGATAGTTTGTTTGATAACTGTATTTAAACCTACGTGGTTTATACCAAAAATACTTCCAACTCCCTCTCCTACGTTCATACAAACTTCGCTGGGTGAGCCATTGTTACAGGATTTAATTCCAACACCCACAATTACTTCAATGTCTCTTATAACAGTGGCGGCACCTGCGGAAAATATCGCTACTGCAACACTTGTTCCAATAAACTCAACAAATGCGAGTGATTCGCTAGATTATTGCTTATATGTAATTCAATCAGGTGATACTGTACAGAGCGTCGCATCTTGGTTTTATGTTTCAGAATCCGATATTCGAAACAGTGATAGACGTGTCAATCAAGATATGTTTGTAGTAAATCAATTAGTGAGGATAAATGTTCCGTGTTGCAAGCATATAGGAATCGAAAACGGTTTTTCCTACACTGTTCAACCAAAAGATAATGTGTTTAGGTTGGCTGAGCGATATTCCACAACGGTTAAAGAAATTACTGTCGCTAATAAGCTCAGCGATTCACGCTATATCCAAACTGGACAGATGCTTTGTGTTCCGTATCCGTGA